ACCCGGCGATCCTCGACCTGGTCGAGCGGGACCCGATCGCGGCGGTCGCCCCCGGCTCGGCGGTGCTGCGCGAGCTCATCGAGCGGGCGATCCGGGTCAAGGCCGAGGTGGTCGCCGGCGACCTGCGCGAGACCGCGGGCGCCGCCGGGACGCTCGGCGGCCACCCGGGGCGCGAGGCCCTGAACTACGGCCACACCCTCGGGCACGCGATCGAGAAGGCGGAGCGCTACAACTTCCGGCACGGTGCCGCGGTCGCCATCGGCATGACGTACGTCGCCGAGCTGGCCCGGCTCGCCGGCCGGCTGGACGAGGCCACGGCGGACCGGCACCGGTCGGTGCTGCAGCTGGTCGGGCTGCCGACGTCGTACCGCGGTGCCGACTGGGCGCAGCTGCACGAGTCGATGAAGGTCGACAAGAAGTCACGGGGGGACAACCTGCGCTTCGTGGTCCTCGAGGGGCTGGCCCGGCCGACCGTGCTCACCGCCCCGGACCCGGCGCTGCTGACCGCGGCGTTCGCCGAGATCACCCGGGAGGCCTGATGCGGGTCCTGGTGCTCAACGGGCCGAACCTCGGCCGGCTCGGCCGTCGGCAGCCGGAGATCTACGGCACCACCACGCACGACGAGCTGGTCGCCCTGTGCGAGGAGTGGGGTCGCGAGCTCGGCCTGGAGGTGGAGGTCCGGCAGACCAACCACGAGGGCGCGCTGCTGGACTGGCTCAACGCCGCCGCCGACGAGCGGACCCCGGTGGTGCTCAACGCCGGGGCGTGGTCGCACTACTCCTACGCGCTCTTCGACGCCTGCGCCCAGCTCGAGGCGCCGCTGGTCGAGGTGCACCTCTCCGACCCCTCGCAGCGGCCCGAGGTGTTCCGGCACCACTCGGTCGTCAGCGAGCACGCCGAGCGGGTCATCGCCGGCCACGGCGTCCGCGGCTACCGGATGGCGCTCGGGCACCTGGCCGGCTGATTTCTCCAGGGTTCCCGCCGCTGGCTAGACTGGGCCGCTGTGCCGCTCGGCGGCACGCTCCCGGCTGCCGCCGGCCGACCACCGCCTCCACAGCAAGGGCTACGACTGCACATGGCAACGACCAACGACCTCAAGAACGGCATGGTGCTCAACCTCGACGGCCAGCTCTGGTCGGTCATCTGGTTCCAGCACCACAAGCCCGGCAAGGGCGGCGCGGTCGTGCGGACCAAGCTGAAGAACATCGAGTCGGGCAAGACCGTCGACAAGACCTTCAACGCCGACGTCAAGGTCGAGGTGGCCAACGTCGACAAGCGGACGATGCAGTACCTCTACAACGACGGCACCAGCTACATCTTCATGGACACCTCGAC
The DNA window shown above is from Nocardioides mesophilus and carries:
- a CDS encoding type II 3-dehydroquinate dehydratase yields the protein MRVLVLNGPNLGRLGRRQPEIYGTTTHDELVALCEEWGRELGLEVEVRQTNHEGALLDWLNAAADERTPVVLNAGAWSHYSYALFDACAQLEAPLVEVHLSDPSQRPEVFRHHSVVSEHAERVIAGHGVRGYRMALGHLAG